A window of Cellulomonas fimi contains these coding sequences:
- a CDS encoding OsmC family protein gives MPTRTARTAWNGTLMEGGGQVELTSSGVGTYDVSFPKRAADDAGGTTSPEELIAAAHSSCFAMQLSAVIAEAGCTPVALHVTADVTLRPDPAGGFRISGIHLTVRGEVENLDADGFVRAAESAKAGCPVSKALTGTEITLDAALD, from the coding sequence ATGCCCACGCGCACCGCACGCACCGCCTGGAACGGCACGCTCATGGAGGGTGGCGGCCAGGTCGAGCTGACGAGCTCGGGCGTCGGCACGTACGACGTCTCGTTCCCGAAGCGCGCCGCGGACGACGCGGGTGGCACGACGAGCCCCGAGGAGCTCATCGCCGCCGCGCACTCGTCGTGCTTCGCGATGCAGCTGTCCGCCGTCATCGCCGAGGCGGGCTGCACTCCCGTCGCCCTGCACGTGACGGCCGACGTGACGCTGCGCCCCGATCCGGCGGGCGGGTTCCGCATCAGCGGCATCCACCTGACGGTCCGCGGCGAGGTCGAGAACCTCGACGCCGACGGGTTCGTGCGCGCCGCCGAGTCCGCCAAGGCGGGCTGCCCGGTGAGCAAGGCCCTCACGGGCACGGAGATCACCCTGGACGCCGCCCTCGACTGA
- a CDS encoding protein-L-isoaspartate O-methyltransferase family protein codes for MGAVPDPERAADVAEAMRTLAREHFLPEEQRHRAGEDHPLPLWHGQTSSQPSTVAAMLRLLQVPVGARVLDVGSGSGWTTALLGRLVGPGGAVLGLELDPQLADWGRGNVVACGMPWVAVERADPHVLGRPVDGGWDRVLVSAAPRALPQALVDQVAEGGRMVIPVRSTMHLVRRVDGRVLVTTHGSYTFVPLR; via the coding sequence ATGGGCGCCGTCCCGGACCCCGAGCGCGCGGCCGACGTCGCGGAGGCGATGCGCACCCTCGCACGCGAGCACTTCCTCCCCGAGGAGCAGCGGCACCGGGCCGGCGAGGACCACCCGCTCCCCCTGTGGCACGGCCAGACCAGCTCGCAGCCCAGCACCGTCGCCGCCATGCTGCGGCTGCTCCAGGTGCCGGTGGGCGCGCGCGTCCTCGACGTCGGCAGCGGCTCGGGCTGGACGACCGCGCTGCTCGGCAGGCTCGTCGGACCCGGCGGCGCGGTGCTCGGCCTGGAGCTCGACCCGCAGCTGGCCGACTGGGGCCGCGGCAACGTCGTCGCGTGCGGGATGCCGTGGGTCGCGGTCGAGCGCGCCGACCCGCACGTCCTGGGACGTCCGGTCGACGGCGGCTGGGACCGCGTGCTCGTGTCCGCGGCACCCCGCGCGCTGCCGCAGGCGCTCGTCGACCAGGTCGCCGAGGGCGGTCGCATGGTCATCCCCGTCCGCTCGACCATGCACCTCGTGCGCCGCGTCGACGGACGCGTGCTGGTCACGACGCACGGCTCCTACACGTTCGTGCCGCTGCGCTGA
- a CDS encoding AAA family ATPase, which translates to MSTSAEPGRTWPLVGRAAELDDLDDLLASAAGGHGATVLVEGEAGIGRTGLVEALTSSARLLSLGLRATRATRERPEPYALLADALLAHPHGVARGPVEAELTDLIDALRADVRRGGLRGAALVEERRARAAELFAALLRRRGDGGPWVLVLEDVHDADPASLDVLHALAHEGDVPAALVVMTFRPVPNRVELSTVVDAWVRAGARYVELRPLGPLATVELAQRLVGGSVGPALRGALATTGGNPRFVTDVVRTARSAGALEVRDGVVDVQGATWLAALDTLVRTRLDYLDDDVLDLLAHASVLGTSFVVTDLATLVGCPVPDCWRTLRVALAAGLVHARADRLVFRHDLVRSALYAGLDEPRRRAVHARAAWALREAGAPTQIVAGHLERAR; encoded by the coding sequence ATGAGCACCTCGGCCGAGCCCGGCCGCACGTGGCCGCTGGTCGGGCGGGCCGCGGAGCTCGACGACCTCGACGACCTGCTGGCCTCCGCCGCCGGCGGACACGGCGCGACCGTCCTCGTCGAGGGCGAGGCCGGCATCGGCCGGACCGGCCTGGTCGAGGCGCTCACGTCGAGCGCACGCCTGCTCAGCCTCGGGCTGCGCGCCACGCGCGCGACCCGCGAGCGACCCGAGCCGTACGCGCTGCTCGCCGACGCCCTCCTCGCGCACCCGCACGGTGTCGCGCGCGGGCCCGTCGAGGCCGAGCTCACCGACCTCATCGACGCGCTGCGGGCCGACGTGCGCCGGGGCGGGCTGCGGGGTGCCGCGCTCGTCGAGGAGCGCCGGGCCCGCGCCGCCGAGCTGTTCGCCGCGCTCCTGCGCCGCCGCGGTGACGGCGGGCCGTGGGTGCTCGTGCTGGAGGACGTGCACGACGCCGACCCCGCGTCGCTCGACGTGCTCCACGCGCTCGCGCACGAGGGCGACGTGCCCGCCGCGCTCGTCGTCATGACGTTCCGGCCCGTGCCGAACCGCGTCGAGCTCTCGACCGTCGTCGACGCGTGGGTGCGCGCCGGGGCCCGCTACGTCGAGCTGCGCCCTCTCGGGCCGCTCGCGACCGTCGAGCTCGCGCAGCGCCTCGTCGGCGGGTCCGTCGGGCCTGCGCTGCGCGGCGCGCTCGCGACGACGGGCGGCAACCCGCGGTTCGTCACCGACGTGGTCCGCACCGCGCGGTCCGCGGGCGCGCTGGAGGTCCGCGACGGCGTGGTCGACGTGCAGGGCGCGACGTGGCTGGCGGCGCTCGACACCCTCGTCCGGACCCGGCTCGACTACCTCGACGACGACGTGCTCGACCTGCTCGCGCACGCCTCGGTGCTGGGGACGTCGTTCGTCGTGACCGACCTCGCGACGCTCGTCGGGTGCCCCGTGCCGGACTGCTGGCGGACGCTGCGCGTCGCGCTCGCCGCCGGGCTCGTGCACGCGCGCGCCGACCGGCTCGTCTTCCGGCACGACCTCGTCCGCAGCGCGCTGTACGCGGGCCTCGACGAGCCCCGGCGACGGGCCGTGCACGCGCGCGCCGCGTGGGCGTTGCGCGAGGCGGGCGCCCCGACGCAGATCGTCGCCGGGCACCTCGAGCGCGCCCGCTGA
- a CDS encoding D-alanyl-D-alanine carboxypeptidase family protein yields MDATERVSADTGATRAVLRRTHRPRAHVLPRGGHMPARLAQGAVVAVLAIALGGSVTAAASAKGEEQQAVQAAQAAEQAQAAHARAVTQAVGLADDAIEASSAAQTEGQQAAVDVTRLAELQAATDRLEALVDALPEDVRPERERTSRAADRSESDPAATTDAPTTTDAPATTDEAAEPTPTASDPAAQATPDATASPAPGATTEAPVERVDEDDASPATIRDAAAEVAALTDEIRTTAEANRTAAAAAQAQADAEAAAAAEAARVAAEQAAQRAAWKQSLLGYANGKIPGEALCGVSWDGSVQLRCDAAEALEQLNAAYLAAFGTNLSISDSYRSYAGQVACRRTKGWLCATPGTSNHGTGVAVDLGGGIESFGTKQFAWMKSNADRFSWTHPSWAERGSSKPEAWHWEYVG; encoded by the coding sequence GTGGACGCGACCGAGCGCGTGTCCGCCGACACCGGCGCCACCCGCGCGGTCCTGCGCCGGACGCACCGCCCCCGGGCGCACGTGCTGCCGCGCGGCGGCCACATGCCCGCCCGGCTCGCCCAGGGCGCCGTCGTCGCGGTGCTCGCCATCGCGCTCGGCGGCAGCGTCACGGCCGCCGCGTCCGCGAAGGGCGAGGAGCAGCAGGCCGTCCAGGCCGCGCAGGCCGCCGAGCAGGCGCAGGCCGCGCACGCCCGGGCCGTCACGCAGGCCGTCGGTCTCGCCGACGACGCGATCGAGGCCAGCTCCGCCGCCCAGACGGAGGGTCAGCAGGCCGCCGTCGACGTCACCCGGCTCGCCGAGCTCCAGGCCGCGACCGACCGCCTCGAGGCACTCGTGGACGCGCTCCCGGAGGACGTCCGGCCCGAGCGCGAGCGCACCTCGCGCGCCGCCGACCGGTCGGAGAGCGACCCGGCCGCGACGACGGACGCCCCGACGACGACCGACGCCCCCGCGACGACCGACGAGGCGGCCGAGCCGACCCCGACCGCGAGCGACCCGGCCGCCCAGGCGACCCCCGACGCGACGGCGAGCCCGGCTCCCGGCGCGACGACCGAGGCGCCCGTCGAGCGGGTCGACGAGGACGACGCGAGCCCGGCGACGATCCGCGACGCCGCCGCCGAGGTCGCGGCGCTCACGGACGAGATCCGCACGACCGCCGAGGCGAACCGCACCGCAGCCGCCGCCGCGCAGGCCCAGGCCGACGCCGAGGCCGCCGCCGCCGCTGAGGCCGCCCGCGTCGCCGCCGAGCAGGCCGCGCAGCGCGCCGCCTGGAAGCAGTCGCTGCTCGGCTACGCCAACGGCAAGATCCCCGGCGAGGCGCTGTGCGGCGTCTCGTGGGACGGGTCGGTGCAGCTGCGCTGCGACGCCGCCGAGGCGCTCGAGCAGCTCAACGCCGCCTACCTCGCCGCGTTCGGCACCAACCTCAGCATCTCCGACTCCTACCGCTCCTACGCGGGCCAGGTCGCCTGCCGCCGCACCAAGGGCTGGCTGTGCGCCACGCCGGGCACGTCGAACCACGGCACGGGTGTCGCGGTCGACCTCGGCGGTGGCATCGAGTCGTTCGGCACCAAGCAGTTCGCGTGGATGAAGTCGAACGCCGACCGGTTCTCCTGGACGCACCCGTCGTGGGCGGAGCGCGGCAGCAGCAAGCCGGAGGCGTGGCACTGGGAGTACGTCGGCTGA